In Lolium rigidum isolate FL_2022 chromosome 3, APGP_CSIRO_Lrig_0.1, whole genome shotgun sequence, the genomic window GAAGATGATTCTCAATTACTTTTCATTTCCCCGATTACTTTTCATTTCCTTTTTTGAACAGTACTTTCCATATTATTACTCATGTGCAGTAATAGTATTGGCATTGAGGCAATATGTTAGgatatgtacaatggtagagaagtaATGTCTTTCCTTACCGCGCCACATCAGCTACAGAAGgcattagatataagtcatacaatgcattatctcttacagtCATCTCTAGTaattaatattaataattaaattttggtagaaaatttgttgctaaggaaagacatatgtgatacaataGAGAAGTAGTATTCCCTTATTTTCTAAGAAATTATCCCTTAGTTAAAGATAACCTTCTATCTTCATTCTCTCTTTTTTCCAAATAAGTAAAATTCTCGCGTGACATCTCCAAGAGAAGGCTTGCATCATCCCATTGTACGTGCCATTAGACCGTTAGTACAGGAAAACGATAGAAGACATTTCTCGCGCAATCGGACGATACACTGTTTGTGTGGCAAAAAAATCGAATATTATGAGTCGTGCCAAAACAAAGATTGAAGTACTGTACTGAAGTGAGAGGACTGTTTTAGACTTTTGTCCCCCTTTCCGGTCTTGCCCTTGCGCCCATTGGTCTTGGAGCAGAGACCGGAGCCAAAAACCCCCAAATACTCCCAACCCCTCCGCCTCCCTCTCCAGCCATTGCTGCAGCGGCAGCCTCCATCGTCTCGCCCCTTCCCTTCGCGGCCATTGTCGCCGCCtccgcttcatcctcctcctaacCCGCGCTCGCCGTattcgagcgccgccgccgccgcggaggggCCGCGCGATGGTAAGATTCTCTTCTTGCGCTTCTCCTCTGTATCGTGGTCAGGCTTTCCTTTTCTGCTCCCGTCGTGATCACCCTGCGATTTCGCTCGGATCTCCCGTTCCTGGACCGTAGCTGTATCTTCTTGCTTTCTTGCGGCGAAATCGGCGgttcgcaggaacagatttcgcgTTTCTTGGATGTTGGTTAGGGCATTTTTGGGCGTTGTCCGTTGCCTCCGGCCGTGTTGTTCTTTTCGTACACGGCCACCTTTTTTCCAGAGAAAGATCCCAGGATGATTGAACAGATGCCCTAAATTTCCCttttaaagtatttttctgggttCAACCACTGCGCCCTTGATCTGCTGCTGATCTCTCCTGACCCTGCCTGGTTCAGACCGGGGCTTGTTTGATGTTGTGGTTCCTGTAAAATTAGGAGACATCTGGAATGGATTTGCTTACGAAGGAGCAATGGCGGGGCTTGAAATAATTTCATGGGCGGGCCAGGCTAAATTAAAGCTGTTTTTGTTCTAAACTATGGGGAATTTTAcaatttgccacacttttctttgCACTTCTATCATaggcatttcaaaataaaataaaaaatttaagTGCAAAGACAATCTTTAAACATCTTTTTTCCGATGATCCATTGCCAGCCATAACTTGTGTGGACATATAGAATTTCCCCCGGAATTCAGTCACCTTACTAGGAAACAAAGGATTCCAGGCTGTTGTTTTATTGCTTTGTTTATGTCGCCAGCTCCATTCATTGTAAGTAGAGTGGGTTTTATGAACGGATCACAATAATAAGTGCTACTGCATTGAAAACCTTGCATACACCTACATTGCGCTACTATTTGTTCCATGGATAATTTGTTTTCTTCAGGTGGTGAAGGGAACCCTCTTTATTTCCTATATGAAATTTGGTTCCGTTTTGTTTTACTCTTGTTGTGCGATATATTTACTTCTCTTGTGGTTATGTCTCTGGGTTCTGCGCCAAAGAAATTGTGAACAAGATAGTCAATGCAATTTCCTACCCGACATGTTTACTTGTACTGCAGGGCGACGCATGCCCAGCAGAGTGTGAGATATGTGGCAGTGGACAGAATCAAGATTGTATGGTAATATGCATTCTGTGCAATGGCTATCAACACCGGTATTCCTTTCTTCATTACCCTGTGTCGTTTTACTCTTTATTCATAAGTTAATCTCTAGCAGATGTACTTGCAAATGCCAAACTATGCGCATTTTCCTTTTTTAAAACCCTGTTAAGTTTGCATGTATGGATGCTTGGAGAGAATAAGAGAACTATACAGTAGAAACTAGGATGGCCTTCTTAACAGAAAACGGACATAAAGAGCCAAAAAGTACTAAATTATACTCAAAACGTTCCTAGATGATCTATTATTTATCATCTCTATTTCCTTCGCTCTGAGGAAATGTGGCCAAGTCCATTATCTTTTACAGCAACAAAGCAAAGCTTAGTGACAGGGTAACTGTTCTTTAGCACTCTGAaagtttttttttccatttttcctTTGAAGTTATTGCTTAATGCTGGCGCCATTGGAAATGAGAGGTGGATGGTGTTGCTCTGAATGCCAAGAAAAGGCTAATGGGAACCCAAAACCTATTCAAGGTAAAGATAATAGTATTTGACTAATATCAGCAATGTTTTCATCCTCATACCAAGTTCTTTCACCAATCTCATTCTTTAATCATGTAATTAAGTTCTTCTCTAATAATGGTGTAGGTGGAAGTAAAAATCCAATGCTGGATAACAATCGCTGGAGCATGGCCCACCAAATTGGTGTTAAAACACCGCAGATATATGAAAATTCTAAAGTGAAATTCATTCCCTGTGAAGAGGCTGCACTGTTGACTAAAGAGAGGCCTGCAGCTCGTAGAAGGACAAAATTTGTCGTGCGGCGTACACATAGTCAGATCCGTCCTGTATCTCCTCCAAACATGAAATGCGTATCACCAAGTAGACAGGTTCGCCCTGCATCGCCTCCAAATGTGAAACCATCATCCAGTATGAAGTCCATACTTCCAAGTAGACAGGTTGGTCCTTCATCTCCTCGAAGTATGAAACAGAAGTGTGTATCTCCTAGTGGGAGTGATGACCAAGTATTATCCTTGAGACCATGTGTTGTCGCAAGTCAAAACCTGATAAAAGCTGATGATATAAACAGGAGACAAAAAGTACGGTCAGGTATGTTCACGCATCTAGTGCCAGATCTTTCCTTTTTATGGAACAGATAGCTGTTGCGTCTGCTGATAAGTTACAGTTCATGAAAACATTATGTTTGAAAACACAGGGGCAACGATTCCTATGGTTCCACAAAATACAAAACTAGCAGTTAAAGAAAATGTTCATCTGGTTCGGCCTAAGGAAGAGAAGGTAGAACATGGAGataaaggaaaaggaaaatcCAGGGTAGAATGTCAGCCTAGAGAGGAAAATGCATTCAATTCTTCAGGTGTGCTTCTTGGTCATTTAGTAGTTAATACTACACTTCTTGATAATAGATATTTTGTCGGAAAGTAGAATGATTATTATTAGCAAGCGCTTAAACCTTGTATGCATACATTGTTAGTCTTGATTCACTTGAAAATATATGTATTAGTCTTACATCAGATATAACTTGAGGGTTTCAGAGGATAAATCAAATGGTTATTATGGTCCATTTTCAAAGCGCTAACGGATTATGGTTTATTTTCAACGTGCCAACAGTTGCTAATATTGGATGCCAGTCTGGACCAAAGAGTCTGCACCACAATATAGACATGCCAGTGATCATCAGCTCAAGTGTGGAGTATGCACGACGCCCTCCACCACAGGCGATCTGTTGGAGGTGAGTAATAATGCTTTCGTAGTTTGCATTTTTTTCATCTCAACATGCATGGATAATTTCAACTTGTAATGATCAATCCACTAGCCATGGTTGTTCAGCAATCTGATTATGAACAACATATTAATCCAGGGATATTAAAACGTAAATCTGCTTCTAATAtgattcccatagtggtactgctTCCAGTTTCAAAACTGTTTTGGATGGTTTAGTATGGTAAAGACAAGAATTGGCAGCTCCGATTTTCATTGGTTGTTGCTCCAGACCTGATGATGAATGGCTGATTGCAGTCACTCCATGACTGCTGAACAAATTCTGATATTATTCTTTTGGGGCTAAGCAGATAAACAACTGCAGTTTCTTAGTAATACCTGAAATGGATTTTATTACTGTGACCTAGAAAAGTAAGATTAGCAAAAGATACAAGAATGTCTCCCTTTCATGATGAAAATAATTCAAAATCTAACAGAATCAGGTATTGGTCTACTGGATATAAATATACTATACAATTGTCTGTTTGATAGTTTGTGTAGTCTATCTCTCCACCTTTTTGCGATGTAGATCCATTTTCTAGGGAGTAGCCATTTCAGGATTCAGGATGCTTGTGTACTGGGGAAATCAAGAGTGTTGTTAGTCAATATATGTCCTCTCTCTAGCTCTTCTTTATTGCTGTAAAAGAGACCATTTAACATAACACTCTCAATTAGGCAAGAATGTTCTGCTAGGCATGACCGCATGCTTACATGAATCATGTCTCTGTGAACTCCTTACTCTATTACTTTGCGACTATGCAAGTTGATTATGAAATTGGAAGTTTACCTTTATATGTTACCCGTGATATTGAGTTTCCATAATTCATCTTAGTAAAAGTAGATCCTACTAGTCTCTTATGATCAACATGAATTTTAGTAGTCTAACGTTGGCT contains:
- the LOC124695789 gene encoding uncharacterized protein LOC124695789, producing MGATSLYIHLPSSSPSGQAHAPFNLLPQDSKPFIQCDPPSPQDTASNSPLGTGRGEERPALEVLLGFVVLVCKLVGLDLGRQATSAPDESTSPPSSAAYQRAPEVPAAPLGVCGSSTVPGLSYASETHLRGDACPAECEICGSGQNQDCMVICILCNGYQHRYCLMLAPLEMRGGWCCSECQEKANGNPKPIQGGSKNPMLDNNRWSMAHQIGVKTPQIYENSKVKFIPCEEAALLTKERPAARRRTKFVVRRTHSQIRPVSPPNMKCVSPSRQVRPASPPNVKPSSSMKSILPSRQVGPSSPRSMKQKCVSPSGSDDQVLSLRPCVVASQNLIKADDINRRQKVRSGATIPMVPQNTKLAVKENVHLVRPKEEKVEHGDKGKGKSRVECQPREENAFNSSVANIGCQSGPKSLHHNIDMPVIISSSVEYARRPPPQAICWRGCIVLSNGENRNLGEFKAYHPARVSPRVLNIAKNMSNNLQLKILPRMKYWPKTFEQICPVYDDVALIFFSAEHDWYVMLRHHLFEAYCGFVMKAYIDDMMLLIYSSELLPPDAQWIDGENYLWGVFVKPKPKSNPVT